One part of the Georgfuchsia toluolica genome encodes these proteins:
- the rplW gene encoding 50S ribosomal protein L23, producing the protein MSKNFNQERLLQVLVAPQISEKATYLADKNEQVVFIVTPDATKPEIKAAVELLFKVEVKSVQVANLKGKKKRFGRFMGSRSDVRKAFVCLKPGQEINFTEGGAA; encoded by the coding sequence ATGAGCAAGAATTTCAATCAGGAGCGTTTGCTCCAGGTGCTGGTCGCGCCGCAAATCTCGGAAAAGGCGACTTACCTTGCCGACAAGAACGAGCAGGTTGTGTTTATTGTCACGCCCGATGCCACCAAGCCCGAGATCAAGGCGGCCGTCGAACTGCTGTTCAAGGTCGAGGTCAAGTCGGTCCAGGTGGCCAACCTCAAGGGCAAGAAAAAGCGCTTTGGCCGCTTCATGGGCAGTCGCAGCGATGTCAGGAAGGCATTCGTCTGCCTCAAACCCGGACAGGAAATCAACTTTACCGAAGGGGGGGCTGCGTAA